A stretch of the Vigna radiata var. radiata cultivar VC1973A chromosome 7, Vradiata_ver6, whole genome shotgun sequence genome encodes the following:
- the LOC106767875 gene encoding uncharacterized protein LOC106767875 isoform X1, giving the protein MDDGGGSKLSGIRQIVRLKEMFQKWQTVTLGSKDSNPGGIPPIINKRLTNLLYCDSDEDSCYSPQPPHDVPKGYLAVYVGPELRRFIIPTTYLSHSLFKVLLEKAAEEFGFDQSGGLTIPCEIETFKYLLNCMENHDDTSVDSWWNCSWKRSNCGRINTCSHLHRRKTMVLVSTLSSILVLISCMKNDITPQQKRFVMGHLFVQQLLKIYVLFIQCSPNTCTFPTYSNRTFLTFNEEYIHSGMRKCVSFDYEL; this is encoded by the exons ATGGATGATGGTGGAGGTTCAAAATTGAGTGGGATTAGGCAGATTGTGAGATTGAAGGAAATGTTTCAGAAGTGGCAAACTGTGACTCTGGGCTCAAAAGATTCAAACCCTGGGGGCATTCCACCAATCATAAACAAAAGACTAACAAATCTTTTGTACTGTGACTCTGATGAGGATAGCTGTTACAGTCCTCAACCACCGCATGATGTTCCCAAAGGTTACTTAGCTGTCTATGTTGGGCCTGAGCTTCGGAGGTTTATCATCCCAACAACCTACCTTAGCCACTCTTTGTTCAAGGTTTTGTTGGAAAAAGCTGCAGAGGAGTTTGGCTTTGATCAGAGTGGTGGACTCACCATTCCATGTGAAATTGAAACCTTCAAATACCTCTTGAACTGCATGGAGAACCACGATGACACCTCCGTCG ACTCTTGGTGGAATTGCAGCTGGAAACGCAGCAACTGTGGAAGAATAAATACTTGCTCTCATCTACATAGAAGGAAAACCATGGTTCTAGTTTCTACACTTTCTTCCATTTTGGTTTTGATTTCTTGCATGAAGAATGATATAACTCCCCAACAAAAAAGATTTGTGATGGGTCATTTGTTTGTACAACAGCTGTTAAAAATCTATGTACTTTTCATCCAATGTTCCCCCAATACATGTACTTTCCCAACATATTCAAACAGAACATTTTTGACATTTAATGAAGAATATATCCATTCAGGGATGCGAAAAtgtgtttcttttgattatgaGTTGTGA
- the LOC106767774 gene encoding auxin-responsive protein SAUR50 — protein sequence MAKGGKLMRLKSVLKKWNSFGNGKQSRHSTSAVADDESSSRSDLHAVYVGKSRRLYRVSSGVLDNPVFRELVERSRDDSDQQDDTINVACEVVLFEHLLWMLENADPQPESLNELVDFYAC from the coding sequence ATGGCTAAAGGTGGAAAACTAATGAGGCTGAAATCTGTGCTGAAGAAATGGAACTCATTCGGCAACGGCAAGCAGAGCCGCCACAGCACCAGCGCCGTCGCCGACGACGAGTCCTCCTCCAGATCGGACCTCCACGCCGTCTACGTCGGCAAATCCCGCCGCCTCTACCGGGTATCCTCCGGCGTCCTCGACAACCCCGTCTTCCGGGAACTGGTGGAGAGGTCCCGCGACGACTCCGACCAGCAAGACGACACCATCAATGTCGCATGCGAGGTTGTCCTCTTCGAACACTTGCTGTGGATGCTCGAAAACGCGGACCCACAACCCGAGTCTCTGAACGAACTGGTCGACTTCTATGCCTGCTAA
- the LOC106767875 gene encoding uncharacterized protein LOC106767875 isoform X2, translated as MDDGGGSKLSGIRQIVRLKEMFQKWQTVTLGSKDSNPGGIPPIINKRLTNLLYCDSDEDSCYSPQPPHDVPKGYLAVYVGPELRRFIIPTTYLSHSLFKVLLEKAAEEFGFDQSGGLTIPCEIETFKYLLNCMENHDDTSVAGNAATVEE; from the exons ATGGATGATGGTGGAGGTTCAAAATTGAGTGGGATTAGGCAGATTGTGAGATTGAAGGAAATGTTTCAGAAGTGGCAAACTGTGACTCTGGGCTCAAAAGATTCAAACCCTGGGGGCATTCCACCAATCATAAACAAAAGACTAACAAATCTTTTGTACTGTGACTCTGATGAGGATAGCTGTTACAGTCCTCAACCACCGCATGATGTTCCCAAAGGTTACTTAGCTGTCTATGTTGGGCCTGAGCTTCGGAGGTTTATCATCCCAACAACCTACCTTAGCCACTCTTTGTTCAAGGTTTTGTTGGAAAAAGCTGCAGAGGAGTTTGGCTTTGATCAGAGTGGTGGACTCACCATTCCATGTGAAATTGAAACCTTCAAATACCTCTTGAACTGCATGGAGAACCACGATGACACCTCCGTCG CTGGAAACGCAGCAACTGTGGAAGAATAA
- the LOC106766511 gene encoding putative pectinesterase 63, producing the protein MMGHVESGASFFAAVTLALHLVTATILFLPPSSLNSAVRIVRVRRDGTGDFRTVTEAVNSIPSGNKRRVVVWIGIGEYREKITVDRSKPFVTFYGERNESDTHTMPIITYHATALRYGTVDSATVAVDSDYFVAVNVAFVNSSPRPDEKSVGAQALAMRISGDKAAFYNCKFMSFQDTLCDDKGRHFFKDCYIQGSYDFIFGNGKSIYLRSTIESVAKGLSVITAQGRESIAEDTGFSFLHCNITGSGNRNTYLGRAWKKSPRVVFAYTYMGSLISARGWFTNQLPQRKSNQTIYYGEYRCMGAGAVSSGRVKFRKILSYEEAKPFMSMAYIHGGKWVVPPPKL; encoded by the exons ATGATGGGTCACGTTGAAAGTGGCGCTTCATTTTTTGCTGCAGTTACACTCGCACTCCACCTCGTGACAGCAACCATCCTTTTCCTTCCCCCCTCTTCTTTAAACAGCGCTGTTAGAATCGTTAGGGTTCGTAGGGACGGCACGGGGGATTTCAGGACGGTGACGGAGGCCGTCAACAGTATTCCTTCAGGGAACAAGCGGCGAGTGGTGGTGTGGATCGGAATTGGCGAGTACCGCGAGAAGATAACAGTCGATAGGTCCAAACCTTTCGTCACGTTTTATGGAGAGAGAAATGAGAGCGACACCCACACCATGCCCATCATAACGTACCACGCCACCGCGTTAAGGTATGGGACAGTCGACAGCGCCACCGTCGCTGTCGACTCCGACTACTTCGTCGCTGTCAATGTCGCTTTTGTG AACTCGTCTCCGAGGCCAGATGAAAAGAGTGTTGGAGCACAGGCACTAGCCATGAGGATATCAGGGGACAAGGCTGCGTTCTACAACTGCAAGTTCATGAGCTTTCAGGACACTTTATGTGATGATAAAGGCAGACATTTTTTCAAGGACTGCTATATCCAAGGCTCCTACGATTTCATCTTTGGAAATGGAAAATCCATCTACTTG AGAAGTACCATAGAATCGGTTGCAAAGGGTTTGAGTGTTATAACAGCACAAGGGAGGGAAAGCATTGCAGAAGATACTGGATTCAGTTTCCTTCACTGCAACATTACGGGGAGTGGTAACAGGAACACTTACCTCGGACGTGCCTGGAAGAAGAGCCCTAGAGTGGTATTTGCTTACACTTACATGGGCTCCCTCATCAGTGCCCGGGGATGGTTCACCAATCAACTTCCTCAAAGGAAATCCAACCA GACAATCTACTATGGAGAATATAGGTGCATGGGAGCAGGAGCTGTTTCCTCTGGGCGTGTAAAATTTCGGAAGATACTGTCGTATGAAGAAGCAAAGCCCTTCATGAGCATGGCCTATATTCATGGAGGAAAGTGGGTTGTCCCACCTCCAAAGCTGTGA